Part of the Anaerolineae bacterium genome is shown below.
CTGACCCTGATAAAAATCCTGTCTGCAGTCTTGCCGTTAGAAAGTCGTTTCCAGAGTGGCTGATAAAACGATGGCTGAAACAATTTGGACTAAAAGAGACAGAAGCGCTCTGCGATGCAATAAATACAATTCCCCCAATTACTGTCCGTACAAACAGCCTCAGGACAACCCGTGATGACCTGGCTGAAAGGCTTGCATCTGATGTGCGGCAAATTGAAAATACAACTTATTCTCCTGACGGCATACGTTTTATCAAGCCGGACAGATCAATTCCTGAAATAAAAGCCTTTAAAGACGGCTGGTTCCAAGTGCAGGATGAAGCTGCGCAGCTTGTTGCCCGCCTGTTAAACCCCGGGCCCGGAGATACTGTTTTAGATGCATGCGCAGGTTTTGGAGGGAAAACAGGGCATATCGCACAGATGATGAAAAATACAGGCAGGCTGCTTGCCATGGATAATCAGGCTGATAAACTGCGACAACTTGAGTCTGAAATGAAAAGGCTTGGGATCTCAATTGTAACGACCTGCAATTACGATCTTACCATCCCGTTTGACAGGAAATTCTCATACATGGGCTTTTCCGGATTTGATCGTATTCTTTTAGACGCGCCATGTTCGGGCTTGGGCGTTTTAAGGAGAAACCCTGATGCAAAATGGTCAATATCAGCTAATAGATTCAATCGTTACAAGGCAAGGCAGATAAACTTTCTGAATAATTTAGCGCAACTTGTCAAGCCGTCAGGCACCATGGTTTATGCGGTATGCAGCACGGAACCGGAAGAAAACGAAGAGGTCGTTAAAGGGTTTTTAAATAAACACCCGGAGTTTATTGTAAATAATAAGCTTGAAGGTCTGCCCGAAAATGTATATTCTCTTGTAAATAAAAACCAATATTTAAAAACCTATCCGCACATAAATAATATGGATGGTTTTTTTGCGGTTTGCTTTAAACGGCTACCTGTTTCGGAAGGATTATTATGAAACAATTTAATACTTTTGTGATTTTGATCGCGGTTCTTTTTTTCTTTGGATGCGCCGGCGGCAACGCTGCTAAGAAGAAACCCGACCATATTATATCAGGCATGAAAGAAATAAAGAAAGGAACCACCTGGTATCAAAAAGGATGTTATAATCGTTCTCTGGAACACTTTTTCAGGGCGCATGAACTTTTTGCCGCATCCGACCAATTAGACGGAGTTGCCATGAGTATGAACAATATCGGCAATATTTACAGAATCATGGAAGACATTGATAACTCCCTGCTCTTTTTTGAAGAATCCATCAGCATATATCAGGATATCAAGGATTACAGCGGGTTAGTACAGGCGCTCTCGAATAAGGCCGCCGTGCTGATAGACAGCGGCAGGCTCGAAGAGGCTGACGGCGTGTTAAGGTCGGCTGAAGATATTGCAAAAAAAAATTCTATTCCGACCAATCACATATTAAACAAGTTAGGCATCCTCTTTATCAGGAAAAAGGAATACAGCCGCGCGGAGGAGATATTGAACTCAGCCCTCGCTAATACTGATCCCGTCAATCATTCAGAATATGCGACAATAAATTTTGCTCTGGGCACCCTGATGCGTGAAACCGGGTCCTATGAAAAAGCTGTTTATTTTTTTAAGACAGCGCTGGATACCGACCGTTTATCAGGATTTCACAAAGGCATTGCCGACGATCTGGCCGCTATTGGGGATATCAATTTCAGCCAGGGCAAATACGAACCCGCGGTAAATTATTTTAAGCGGAGTATAAAGATTTATGCTCTTATCGAAAACAGAAACAAAGTATCTGAAATCATGGACCGGCTTGTAAAGGCTGCTGAAAAGGCCGGCCTGGATATCAGCATTACAGAACATTTTGTAAAAAACTGGCTTGAAGGAAAAGCTTTTGAAACCCCCTGTAATTAATAGCAACATACATCTCCTTTCCTTTGAAGACAAAGAGGTCATACTTTTAGGCACGGCGCACGTATCTAATGAAAGCGCAAAGCTTGTAGCCTCTGTTATCGAGGAGGAAAAACCTGATACGGTCTGCATCGAACTTTGCCAGGCAAGATACCAGTCTATACGGCAAAAGAAAAGATGGCAAAATATGGATATTATCAAGGTTATTAAGGAGAAAAAAGCTTTTCTCCTTCTTTCCAACCTGCTTATGGCATCGTTTCAAAAAAGGATAGCTCAAAAACTCGATGTTAAACCAGGGGCGGAAATGATAGCGGCCATTGAAACAGCGGAAAAGGTTGGAGCACAGGTACATCTTGCGGACAGGGATATCCGTATTACTTTGTCAAGAACCTGGCGCGTTATG
Proteins encoded:
- the rsmB gene encoding 16S rRNA (cytosine(967)-C(5))-methyltransferase RsmB translates to MSLTQKLGKRGCFAKVSKDDPRKIALFVLNSLDKGRRTLDRILEDIQNKEMALSRRDQALFSALVYGVLRWRGQLDWIISHFSKIRIHKIEPAVMNILRLGLFQIIYLNRIPVSAAVNTSVEIAKSFASSPAAGFTNALLRKAAGEYEKIPFPDPDKNPVCSLAVRKSFPEWLIKRWLKQFGLKETEALCDAINTIPPITVRTNSLRTTRDDLAERLASDVRQIENTTYSPDGIRFIKPDRSIPEIKAFKDGWFQVQDEAAQLVARLLNPGPGDTVLDACAGFGGKTGHIAQMMKNTGRLLAMDNQADKLRQLESEMKRLGISIVTTCNYDLTIPFDRKFSYMGFSGFDRILLDAPCSGLGVLRRNPDAKWSISANRFNRYKARQINFLNNLAQLVKPSGTMVYAVCSTEPEENEEVVKGFLNKHPEFIVNNKLEGLPENVYSLVNKNQYLKTYPHINNMDGFFAVCFKRLPVSEGLL
- a CDS encoding tetratricopeptide repeat protein, with amino-acid sequence MKQFNTFVILIAVLFFFGCAGGNAAKKKPDHIISGMKEIKKGTTWYQKGCYNRSLEHFFRAHELFAASDQLDGVAMSMNNIGNIYRIMEDIDNSLLFFEESISIYQDIKDYSGLVQALSNKAAVLIDSGRLEEADGVLRSAEDIAKKNSIPTNHILNKLGILFIRKKEYSRAEEILNSALANTDPVNHSEYATINFALGTLMRETGSYEKAVYFFKTALDTDRLSGFHKGIADDLAAIGDINFSQGKYEPAVNYFKRSIKIYALIENRNKVSEIMDRLVKAAEKAGLDISITEHFVKNWLEGKAFETPCN